Proteins from a genomic interval of Candidatus Dormiibacterota bacterium:
- a CDS encoding site-specific integrase: MARKDGSQSIGKHPLKPGYYRGRVYHAGKTRWFVGTRKAEVQRQIDGFVEEQREANLPPGTVGEYLRSWFEMISPNCRITYRAFVTSTLKTHVYGQAVEKIQISQLTSAEIITYFDSRRKAGASEQTLFRIYKTLHAAFEVGVELRKFKFNPIKLPKQVKPQKPKFSNVEAFSPEDELKLLNYVAGKPWEALIRLALDSGAREAELLGLQKVDLAGNKMLIRRTLNTVVGGPVLEDLTKTDASHREIQLAPSTVAVLRKHLAANLRNAGFVFAKATGEPWDRRDFNRAWTALLKEAELPHSHFHALRHTCATRLLRDGAFIVAVSKRLGHAKPSITLDTYSHAIPEDQGALAARFEALVAGSGLT, translated from the coding sequence ATGGCTAGAAAAGACGGCTCCCAATCTATCGGCAAGCACCCCCTGAAGCCCGGGTACTACCGTGGCCGGGTATACCATGCGGGCAAAACCAGGTGGTTTGTCGGCACCAGGAAGGCTGAGGTCCAACGCCAGATAGACGGTTTTGTTGAGGAGCAGCGCGAGGCTAATCTGCCCCCTGGGACTGTAGGGGAGTATTTGCGCTCCTGGTTCGAGATGATAAGTCCGAATTGCAGAATTACTTATCGGGCTTTTGTCACTTCTACTTTAAAGACCCACGTTTACGGGCAAGCAGTCGAAAAAATCCAGATTAGCCAGTTGACCTCTGCGGAAATAATCACTTATTTTGACAGCCGTCGTAAGGCTGGAGCTTCGGAACAAACGCTATTTCGAATTTATAAAACGCTTCATGCGGCCTTTGAAGTAGGCGTCGAACTTCGTAAATTCAAATTTAATCCGATTAAATTACCGAAGCAGGTTAAACCGCAAAAGCCTAAGTTTTCGAACGTCGAGGCTTTTAGTCCAGAGGATGAATTGAAACTATTGAATTACGTGGCCGGGAAGCCTTGGGAAGCTTTGATACGTTTAGCTTTAGATTCCGGGGCTAGAGAAGCCGAACTTCTCGGTTTACAAAAAGTCGATTTAGCGGGTAATAAAATGCTAATTCGTCGGACCTTGAATACCGTGGTTGGTGGGCCTGTGCTAGAGGACCTAACCAAGACGGACGCCTCTCACCGGGAAATACAACTAGCGCCTTCGACGGTGGCCGTTTTGCGAAAGCACCTCGCAGCCAACCTCCGAAATGCTGGGTTCGTGTTCGCCAAGGCCACCGGGGAGCCGTGGGACCGCCGCGACTTCAATCGCGCTTGGACTGCTCTGCTTAAAGAGGCCGAGCTCCCGCACTCCCACTTTCATGCCCTCCGGCATACCTGTGCCACCCGGCTGTTGCGGGACGGGGCGTTCATCGTCGCTGTGAGCAAACGTCTAGGCCATGCCAAGCCGTCTATCACCTTGGATACCTACAGTCACGCGATACCCGAGGACCAGGGGGCTCTAGCTGCGCGTTTCGAGGCCCTGGTAGCGGGTTCAGGGTTGACCTGA